The Thermomonospora amylolytica sequence CGCCGGTGGTCGTTGTCCAGCACGATGGCGCCGTCCATCTTGGCCAGCTCGCGCAGCCGGGTCGCGGAGAACTCCACGTCCAGCTCGAAGCCCCCCGAGCACAGCTCCGCCACGACCTCGTCGTAGCCGAGGACGATCAGGCCGCCGGTGTGCCCCCGCAGGATGCGCTCCAGACCGTCGCGAAGGGCGGTGCCGGGGGCGACCGCCGCCAGCGTGGCGCGGCGCCTCTCGTCATGCGACTTGTCGTGCAGTACTCCCACTGGACCCCCGGAGGTCGCTGAACGGCGCTTAGTTTACCGAGCCGTTTGGGCGACCGGCTCGTTCCCCGGTACCAGGCGATCCTTTGTGGAGTAATACCCACAGGGGACCTGCGGGCCGCCTCGCCCGTCCGCCGGGTCAAGCCGAGGTTATCCCGGAGGTCAGGGCGCGGTGAAGGCCACCCGGAGGGCCTGCTGCAGATTGTCCACCTCCATCACCTTCATGCCCTCGTAGCTGACCGCCTGCAGCTCGGCCCGCCGCAGCGGGGTCCGTTCGCCCAGGTCCAGCGACCCCTTGGGGACGACCGCGGCCTTGAACCCCAGCCGGCTCGCCTCGGCCAGCCGGCGCTGCACGCCCGGCACCGCGCGGACCTCCCCGGCCAGCCCGACCTCGCCGAGCGCGATCACGTTCCCCGACAGCGCCTGCTCGACGGTGGACCCGGCCACCGCCAGCGCCACCGCCAGGTCCACGGAGGTCTCGGTGAGCCGCACCCCGCCGACGGTGGAGACGTACACGTCCTGGTCGTGCATGGAGATCTGGCAGCGCCGGGCCAGCACCGCCAGCACCATCGCCACCCGCGCCGACTCCAGCCCGGAGGTGGCGCGGCGCGGGGAGGGCAGGAACGACTTGGCCACCAGCGCCTGCACCTCGGCGACCAGCGGGCGGCGGCCCTCCAGCGTCACGGTCACGCAGGTCCCCGGCACCGGCTCCTCGCGCCGGGTCAGGAACAGCCCGCTGGGGTCGGCCAGCCCCACGATGCCGACCTCCGACAGGTCGAAGCAGCCCAGCTCGTCGGTGGGGCCGTAGCGGTTCTTGACGGCGCGGATCATCCGCAGCCGGCTGTGCCGGTCGCCCTCGAAGTACAGCACCACGTCGACCAGGTGCTCCAGCAGCCGGGGCCCGGCGATGGCGCCGTCCTTGGTGACGTGGCCGACCAGCACGGTGGTGATGCCGCGTTCCTTGGCCACCCGGATGAAGTTGGCGGTGACCTCGCGGATCTGGGTGACGCCGCCGGGGGCGCCGTCGACCTCGGCGGTGCCGATGGTCTGGATGGAGTCCACCACCAGCAGCCTGGGCTCGACCGCGTCGATGTGGCCGAGCACGGCGGCCAGCTCGGTCTCGGCGGCCAGGTACAGCCCGTCGGTGACCGCGCCCACCCGGTCGGCGCGCAGCCGGACCTGCTCGGCGGACTCCTCGCCGGTGACGTACAGCACGGGGGTGTCGGCGGCGGCCAGCGCGGCGACCTCCAGCAGCAGGGTGGACTTGCCGATGCCGGGCTCGCCGGCCAGCAGCAGCACCGCGCCGGGCACCAGGCCGCCGCCCAGCACCCGGTCCAGCTCGTCCAGCCCGGTCGGCCGGGTCTGCGCGGTCCGTACGTCCACCTCGCCGATCGGCCGGGCCGGGGAGGTGACCGGACCGGCGGCCACCACGCGCGGCGGGGCGGCGGCGCCGGCCTCGGAGACGGTGCCCCACGCCTGGCACTCGCCGCAGCGCCCGACCCACTTGGTGGTCTGCCAGCCGCACTCGGCGCAGCGGTAGGCCGCCCGGGGAGTGGTCTTCGCCTTGGCCATGTCTCGATACGGTACGTCGGGCCGCCGACAGTCTCAGTAGCGCCGCCACCAGATGTTCACGGCGTAGTCGACCTCGCACCCGTCGTGCTCGGCCAGGAACGCCTCGGCCAGCTCCGCCGGGAACTCGATGCGCAGCACCTCGGCCAGGTCCTCGCGGCCGGCGAACGCCCACCGGATCAGCACCGGCTCCCGGCTGAACCCCTGCCGGGCCCAGAACGCCTCCACCGCCGCCGGGTCGTACCGGGGCAGCCAGCGCCGGAACCAGCCGCCGAACGTGGAGCGGGTGGCGTCGTTGTCGATGATCATCGCCGCCCCGCCGCGCCGGATCACCCGCCGCAGCTCGGCCAGCCCCGGCTCGCAGCCCGGCCCGAAGAAGTACGCCCAGCGGGCGTGCACCACGTCCACCGAGGCGTCCGGCAGCGGGATCGCCTGCGCCGCGCCGACCCGCACGGCCACGTTCGCCAGGTCCCGCACCCGCCGCGCGGCGGCCGCCGCCAGCGCCGAGTGCGGCTCCACGCCGATCACCCGGGCCGCCTCGCGGGCGAACATCGGCAGGTGGAAGCCCGTTCCGCAGCCCAGGTCCAGCACGGTCGCGCCGGCCCACGGGCGGATCCGGCGCAGCGCCGCCTCCAGCAGCCCGTCGGGGTCCACGGCGCGGTTCTCGATCTCGTAGACCTGCGGGGAGTTCCAGATGTTGGGGCTGGGCACGGCGCCCGCCGCGATCTCGGCCACGGACGCCGAGAGTAGCCGCGCCCACGGAGTGTTGTGCGAATCATCGACACCCGGGGGACACACACCGCGACGCACCGCATAGGCTTTCGTTTGCGCGGTGCCCTCCCGGCGGGCAGCATTGTTCAATTCGGCGGGCCGCCGGCCGGCGCCGAGCAGACGATCGTCGAGTGATCCTCAGCGAGGGGGCAGTGACTCCGCAGCACGACGGCGCAGGCGCAGTACCAGCGGGGCTCCGGCTGCCGGACGCCTCGGTGACGCTCTCGACCGCATCGGTCTACCCCGAGAAGGCCCCCAGCGCCTTCGAGATCGCCGCCACGCTGGGGTACGACGGGGTCGAGGTGATGGTCGCCACCGACGCCGCCTCCCAGGACCTGAACGTGCTGCGCCGGCTGTCGGAGTACCACCAGGTCCCGATCAAGTCGATCCACGCGCCCTGCCTGCTGCTCACCCAGCGGGTGTGGGGCCGCGACCCGTGGGGCAAGCTGGTGCGCTCCAAGGAGGTCGCCGAGGCGCTCGGC is a genomic window containing:
- a CDS encoding class I SAM-dependent methyltransferase, whose amino-acid sequence is MAEIAAGAVPSPNIWNSPQVYEIENRAVDPDGLLEAALRRIRPWAGATVLDLGCGTGFHLPMFAREAARVIGVEPHSALAAAAARRVRDLANVAVRVGAAQAIPLPDASVDVVHARWAYFFGPGCEPGLAELRRVIRRGGAAMIIDNDATRSTFGGWFRRWLPRYDPAAVEAFWARQGFSREPVLIRWAFAGREDLAEVLRIEFPAELAEAFLAEHDGCEVDYAVNIWWRRY
- the radA gene encoding DNA repair protein RadA, which produces MAKAKTTPRAAYRCAECGWQTTKWVGRCGECQAWGTVSEAGAAAPPRVVAAGPVTSPARPIGEVDVRTAQTRPTGLDELDRVLGGGLVPGAVLLLAGEPGIGKSTLLLEVAALAAADTPVLYVTGEESAEQVRLRADRVGAVTDGLYLAAETELAAVLGHIDAVEPRLLVVDSIQTIGTAEVDGAPGGVTQIREVTANFIRVAKERGITTVLVGHVTKDGAIAGPRLLEHLVDVVLYFEGDRHSRLRMIRAVKNRYGPTDELGCFDLSEVGIVGLADPSGLFLTRREEPVPGTCVTVTLEGRRPLVAEVQALVAKSFLPSPRRATSGLESARVAMVLAVLARRCQISMHDQDVYVSTVGGVRLTETSVDLAVALAVAGSTVEQALSGNVIALGEVGLAGEVRAVPGVQRRLAEASRLGFKAAVVPKGSLDLGERTPLRRAELQAVSYEGMKVMEVDNLQQALRVAFTAP